The sequence gtactggattagttccaagggttttgagttatcgtctgacttcatcagagatacagactttGGTTTCCGTGGACAGagtagtcttggaaaggattccttgacaagtgaatattctggatGGGTAGTTCTCGCAcatgatactgggggagaaccaggaggttttaccagtattgtctgattctatcagaggtatattagtaatcaggatcttgattacgagtcgaacaggaaattctaagtgactagtttacttaggtaagttttcctgtaagaattggaattcgATTGATGAATTGTCAAgcaaagaagaattttatcagggcactgtgatgacttatactgggagacgtgaattgtgatcaacgatagacatgagagagtatatttccattgatattctggaagtcttttgtacttcagaagGGGATGaaaaatttactcagtctagaaatcattgcaacagttacgttaaaatataatttggtgtcagtttgataatcttgaaaagatactcgattctattCTATTGGCAGATGTCATGAGTctgctaagttacagcatggattcgtcagtatgagaattcacttggatagtgaAAGCTGAGCACTTATTAGGTGTTaatgtatgttttgaaatggtcagttaaatTGGCGTAAGTTTGGTGCCCAATAACTATTTACAACTATTTGTCTGAGgtagatacagatgttataacACCGTGACGGgggagctaaatattcttttgcataaagaacgatTGAAATTGTTCATtttttggtagactgataagatgagtatagtactcagatattcagttctcaggaatGATTTGCAGTAATTCTCGGACTTCAGTGTCAGAAATTGATTTAGCAAGCGTTTGAATTTTAACGAATAATAACATGATAGCATCAAGTCTatagacatggaaaaaggatagcatctgagatctaaggttatcagatCCAGCGGGATTGTTATCACCAATTTTTCGGGATGTCTATTGAATTCTTTAGATCATTTATAAGTCAGATTCAATGATATTGAATCAGGGGTTagctagattgttttggtttaaGGATTTGCCAAAGAATGATTAAACAATTTTGTTCATCTAATAACGTAAGTTTGAATTCAGCAAGGAATTGTTATCTGTGGCAGGATAATAAGTATTCTCATTTTCAAATGTTATGtcaagttatgagatagatgtcattatattagtactagatattgTACTAATCGACTTTTGAGTCAATAAGAATATTTGTATTAATATTTCCAAGAAAAGAACCTGAGGGATTCagaaaatcaagaattgtggacaacgacgttgtcacagaTGTTATGACAAATGTTAATCATAATGAAATAaccctaacctctaaacttaaataaataataaaagaaaatacggatttttaaaaaaaaattcgccatgacttgtttgtaaGTAAGTAAAACCTCCCTGACACAGACATCAATTTTAACCAAAAGAAATAAATGCGGTAATCATAACTACTGCGATAATCATAAGTACGAAAAGAAAAGACAACGACCACCCGGTTGCCAAAATAACAATAACATGTTTAACAAATAAAACTTAAGCACAGGGAAACCAGATCCTGACTACTACCAAAAGTACATAAGTTTAAACTCTTTACTATATCATAACTAAAGCGGAAACATAGCAGTGACGATCTTAGGGCCTCGCACCGCCAGCGACCTCATCCTCAAGGAGCTTGCCCCTCGGTCTCCAAGAACTGCTCCTCACCTGGCAAACAAAcaagcgtagtgagtctaaagactcgacaagtataaacagtataataacaagggtttaaaataactgCATTACTACTCAAAATACTATACATGATATACTTTGAAGATTAAACTGTAAACATGCGTGAATTAAGGGAAAAGGGACAACAACATGCAAGTGTGAACTCACACCAACTCACGCCATGAAACTTATGAACTTTCTTGACTTAACTGAAATGcatgcataacataaaactgaataaattgagacgagtcaactgatacttgaaactttaacttttactTTTACTATAGAACTTAGATCCTCGAATTGTGACTcaagtttcgatcatgatcatggctgcagtgcactatgccggcaagacgtcgagatttctcccgacacGATTTGCCCCTTTACTTTActttttggtaggggagccgagatgaacccggccgcttactacacgtctctTTTGGTGGGGGAGCTGAGATGTCTCCCATCCACTTACTACACGTCTATGGCAAGtgagtgaggcatcccccaCCCATCAATACCCTTTCCaatcacaatcaactcactttgttcaaaaacATTTTCTTTCCTTCCATGACTCGACTCAAAATACTTAAAATGCAAGAACTTGCGACGACTTCCTTTGAAAAGTATTGTTTGGCTCAAAACGTAACTCACGCACACGAATATGCAACTTAAGAAATGAAACTCAACTAAAAAATGTGGGTGCAAGGtgggtgagtggctgccccttaGCTAAAAGCTCAATCCATTCATCAATTTCCTCTAACTTGACTTAAACCGAACAACCAAACCGTAAAACCCTTAACTCTATCAtaccttaaccaaaacccgtcccgcttgaaccgacacttacTAAACACTTCAAACTACCCCTACGACCAGATTATTACCCCCAATGACAGCACAAGCATCTCAAACAAAAAGCgtttccggacagccccttaGACTCTACAAAATTCTGCACTTacaccttaaacttaaaagaccCGTAACCTATTCAAAACTTATTCGAAACGAGCCTATTTTATACCGACGCAaccacaacatcataaaattgaCCTAGGACTAGCGCTTGACACGCCCAGACCAAGATTTCTACCTCCCCTGCACCGGAACAGTAACCCCCTGCTCAAAGAAGACAACACCCAACTTACTCCTAACTCAATGTTTCAACCCCATAATCCTTTTTCCTTAACTCCACTCCATACCAATCCACAAAACACCTTTATTATCATCACTTAGAACTTATCCCAAGCACTTAGGCAACCCTCAACCACACTCCCACTCCACAATTCAAAAACATCAATCTTTAAGCATCAAAAGCCTCAATTTCGTGgataatcaatcaagaccaattgCCAAACAATAATATACACTTAGATACTTCAATCCAAGCCCTAACAACATGAAAGATTCGAAATTATAGGGCATGAGCTACTGAAATTTTTCAAGTACACCAATACGCATAAAAAAACCCATCATTTTACCCATCACAATGCATCATACAACTCATAACCATCACCCACacagaattttcgaaattaaaacaTAACCTAAActgaaaatctcaaaaaaaACTAACCCTAACTTGCATAAATCATGAGCCAAACGAAAATAAATCAAGAAACATTGAAATATGCATAGGTAGCTTGCTTGGATGCCCAAAGAATGCATATAATTGCCTTCAATCTTTAATACCCACAAAAATCGAAATGCAAAGGGAAGAGTGAGCTGGAATTCGAGCTAACACCAAGCTAAGACTTCTAAGGGCATGCTCCggtggcggcggcggcggtggTGACAGGCGGAGGCGGCGGCGACGGCGGCTGGAGAGGAGAGGAAGGGAAGGAGCCGATGGGGGGAGGGAAGAAATGAGGGAGAGAATGGAGGTGGATCGACTTGGGTAAATTAGAGGGACTAGGGTTTttgttatgttttatttttttggtttaaaAAGTTGAGTGTGTAGTGTGTAGTGTGTAGTgtgtatttgtgtgtgtaagTATATGTATAAGTAATTAAAAGTAGGTGTGTgcttttaaaagtacaactttaTAAAACAACTTTGTAGTACAACTTTTACTACTATTACTACTCAAATAAAATTCTTAAGTTTTAAAAACCCATAATCACaaatattaaattgggttttactaatccgggtttatgaaaattctaattttcgaaaaagttaaagaataagctCAATATtgcaatacttaaaaaaaatatttctgatACCCGGAAATTTCTAACATTTGAATTCCCTCCTAAATTTTTCTCTTACCTCCctactaaacttttaaaatagaaATTCTTGGAATTTACCGCCAAAATCCGCCATCGCCGAACGCCGGAACCGGAAGTCACTGTCTCAAAATTTTCAGTAATAaagaacttaaaatatttgagcacttaaactttaaaggaaatttaagcaattaaaatcataattattaaaaagaattttaggcatgcaaattttaaattatgaaatcttATGTGccacaattcctccctccctgaTAAGGAAtctcgtcctcgaaattagaaCTTACCAAATAGCTCTGGATAGCGAGTCCTAATATCTGCATCTgtctcccaagtggcctctttaTCAGAATGATTCAACCACTTAACTTTGACCATTGGAATAgtcttgttacggagtcttctctcctgCCTCTCCATAATCCGGGCAGGTCTCTCTTCATAAGTCATATGACGCGACAACTGAAGAGGTTCAAGGTTGAGCACATGAGAAGgattcgagatgtacttcctgAACATGGATACGTGGAAGACGTTGTGTACTCCAGCAAGATTAGGCGGCAAGGACACCCTATAGGCTAACGTCCCCACTATATCAAGAATCTCAAAAGGTCCAACGAACCTTGGAGCCAATTTCCCTTTCTTCCTAAACCTCATCACGCCTTTCAAAGGAGCGACTCGGATGAAGACATGATCACCCACTGAGAACTCCATGTCTCTCCTCCTATGATCGGCGTAACTCTTCTGCCTgctctgcgcagtcctcatcctatcacggatcttggctacaacttCAGCAGTCTGCTGAACAATCTTGGGTCCAAACTCTGACCTCTCACCGATCTCAGTCCATAATACCGGTGATCTACAAGGTCTCCCATAGAGTGCCTCGTAAGGCGCCATACCAGTGGTGgcctgaaaactgttgttgtaaACGAACTCCACTAGTGGTAGCCTCGCCTCCCAACTACCCTGAAAATCAATAGCGCAAGCCCTCAAAAGATCttccaaaatctgaatcaccctcttaGACTGGCCATCCGTCTGTGGGTGAAAGGTTGTACTAAACAGAAGCTTCGTACCCAAAGCCGAATGAAGACAATTCCAAAATGACGAAGTAaaccgtggatctctatcagacactatggacacaggaataccatgtagtctgactatctcccgaATATACAACTCCGCATACTGAGTCATAGTGAAGGTCTTCCTCACAGGTAAGAAGTgcgccgacttagtgagacggtttacaataacccaaatagcatccgAACCTTTCACTGTCCTcgacaatccaacaacaaaatccatggtaatattctcccatttccactctggGATAGGGAGTGGCTTAAGCAACCCTGTAGGTCTCTgatgttctgccttgacctgctggcatctcaagcactctgacacgaAACGAGCGATATCACACTTTGTACTCGCTGAAGGTCCCTATACATCTTTGTACTCGCTGGGTGGATAGAGTACGGCGAtgtatgtgcctctgccatTATAGTAtctcgcagagaatcacctgcggggATTCAAAAATGAcctctgaacttcacaatcctATCAACAATAGAATACAGACCACTGTCTTTCTCCTCtgctctctgtctccacttacCCAACTGTTCATCAACTGCTTGAGCAACTCTGATACAGTCAAACAGCGAAGTCTGCACTGAAAAAGCCGACAATCTAGGAACTCTAACATCGGTATAGAACTCTAGTccgaatctctgaatctcatcCTACAAAGGTCTAGACACCATCAAAGAGGCAATCACTGCTGACTTTCTACTCAATGCATCTGcgactacattagctttacccggatggtagctaatatcgcaatcataatctttcaccaactctaactatctccgctgtctcatattcaactccttctgggtgaagaagtatttgaggctcttatgatcggtgaatatcttacacttctctcctagagatagtgcctccaaatcttgagagcgaacactactgctgctaactccaaatcatgagtagggtagttcttctcatgctccttcaactgcctagaagcataagcgataaccCTATCTCGCTGCATAAGTACTGCCCCAAGTCCCAACATggaagcatcagtgtaaaccACAAAATCTCCCTCTCCACATGGCATagctaacactggtgctgtcGTGAGAGCTTTCTTCAACACGTCAAAGCTCTCTTGACACTCTGGCTTCCAAATAAACttggcattcttcttggtcaatgcGGTCAAGGGCACAACAATCGATGAAAAGCCCTTGATAAACTTCCGGTAGTAACCGGCCAAGCcaagaaaactacgaatctccgaTGTGTTTCTTGGAAcagaccactccttcactgcttgaaccttaGAAGGATCCACTTCCACTCCACTCTTGGAAATAATATGGCCCAAGAATGGTACTCTCTCTAACCAGAATTTGCACTTTTCGAACTTAGCATACAACTTCCTATCTCTGAGTACTCCTAGGATAGTCTTCAAATGTTGCGAATGCTCTTCTCTATCCTTCGAGTAAATGAGGATATTGTCAATAAAGATgatgacaaactgatccaagtACGGCTggaacacgcggttcataagatccatgaaaaccgcgggcgcgttcgtcatctcgaacggcatcacaaggaactcgtagtggccataacgagtcctaaacGCTGTCTTGAACACATCAGACTCTTtgaccttcaactggtgataaccctAACGAAGGTCAATCTTCGAAAACACGGAAGCTCCTTGTAATTGATCAAAGAGATCCTCGATTCTAGGaagtgggtacttgttcttcactgttacACCATTCAACCCTCgatagtcgatgcacaatctcagaCTTCCGTCCTTTTTCACAAAGAGGACCGGTGCGCCCCATGGAGAGAAGCTAGGGCGTATGAACCCTTtatcaagcaactcttgaatctgctctttcagTTCCTTCATTTTTGTAGGAGctagtctgtacggtgccttagagattggCACAGTATTCGGTATCAAGTCGATAGAGAACTCGACTTCTCTATCTGGTGGAATACCTGCAACCTCATCCGAaaacacatcctcaaaatccCTGACCACCTCTACATCTGAAACATCCGGACGTGCTGGCAATTCTGACAAAGATAAACTGGCTAAGAATGTATCACATCCATCATGCACCAACTGCTTAGCTTGCATGAGAGATATAAGTTGATTCCTCCTCGAACTCCTAGTAGCCTCGAACCAGAATGGTTCCTCTCCCTCCGGTCTGACCGTCACTTATCTCTGCTGAAAATCAATCACCACAGCGTTCTTTGTCATCCAGTCCATCCCAAGTATCAAGTCAAACTTAGGCATGGGCAGCACTATCTGATCGGCACTCACTGAATGCCCTTGCAGCAAGAGTTCAAGATTCCTCACTATACTCCTCGTGGACAGCTCTTTCCCTGATGGGATGGTCACTGTGAAACCGCCCCACAACTCCTCATACTCAATATTCCTCTTACGGGTGAATGCCTTCGAAATGAAAGAATGTGTAGCTCCCGAGTCTAACAAGGCTCTAGTGGCTACACCAGCTACTACAATCCTACCTGCATTCACAGTGAATACATCCACATAAAAGTTTGAAGTTAAATAGCACAagttctacttaggctcattCTAAGTCATCAAATCCCAAACAAGATACTGCGCATGCTAATACAGTCGAATTCCTCAAACATGCAACACGCTACAAAATTATTGACCCCaaacaagaaaacttaaaaCCACATGCATCAGTAAATTGATCAACTGCTCTAACCCAAGAAAACTTAAGATGTTACATGTGATGAGTGTGGTGTCTGGGTcggcctcctcggcctgcatcacgaaAACTCGAccctgcacgggcctcctcaACTCCGTGCAATCCTTGGCCATATGGCCCGGCTTCTTGCATTTGAAGCAAACTCTGGCATTCATCAAGCACTTACCAAAATGTGATCGGCGGTATGTCTGGCAAATAGGCTTCTCCTCAGTCCTGGGAGGAGCAGGTCGCTGGGCCTGATGGTGCCCCTGGGGCCTCTGCTACCTCTGCTGTCCCTGATATGGCTTCTTGCCATGCTGCTGTGGGTGACCCTGATGAGTAAAGGCCCTCTTGCCATGAGCCTCGGCACTGATGTCCCTCAAGGACTGCTCAGACCTCATAGCCTTCCTGACGGCTGCTGCATAATCCACTAGCTCAGCCATCATCACATCCCTACGAATAGTAGGCCTCAGACATGCAACAAAATGCTGCAACTTCTCCGCCTCGTCATTCCCTATCAACGGCACAAAGTGGCAGCCCCTCTCAAATTTCCAAACAAACTCGGATACAAACAGATCTCCCTGCctgagactcatgaactctttTTTCAACTGCGCCCTCACCTCCGCTGTATAGTACTTCTCATAGAAGAGAGTCTTGAATGCTTCCCAAGTCAGTGTGGTGATGTCAACAGTCttcttgttgtgaaaattcctcgcaagcgtacgagtgtcaagttttaata comes from Henckelia pumila isolate YLH828 chromosome 4, ASM3356847v2, whole genome shotgun sequence and encodes:
- the LOC140860454 gene encoding uncharacterized protein — protein: MDLMNRVFQPYLDQFVIIFIDNILIYSKDREEHSQHLKTILGVLRDRKLYAKFEKCKFWLERVPFLGHIISKSGVEVDPSKVQAVKEWSVPRNTSEIRSFLGLAGYYRKFIKGFSSIVVPLTALTKKNAKFIWKPECQESFDVLKKALTTAPVLAMPCGEGDFVVYTDASIVAQAVDEQLGKWRQRAEEKDSGLYSIVDRIVKFRVSDRDPRFTSSFWNCLHSALGTKLLFSTTFHPQTDGQSKRVIQILEDLLRACAIDFQGSWEARLPLVEFVYNNSFQATTGMAPYEALYGRPCRSPVLWTEIGERSEFGPKIVQQTAEVVAKIRDRMRTAQSRQKSYADHRRRDMEFSVGDHVFIRVAPLKGVMRFRKKGKLAPRFVGPFEILDIVGTLAYRVSLPPNLAGVHNVFHVSMFRKYISNPSHVLNLEPLQLSRHMTYEERPARIMERQERRLRNKTIPMVKVKWLNHSDKEATWETDADIRTRYPELFGKF
- the LOC140860455 gene encoding uncharacterized protein codes for the protein MSLRQGDLFVSEFVWKFERGCHFVPLIGNDEAEKLQHFVACLRPTIRRDVMMAELVDYAAAVRKAMRSEQSLRDISAEAHGKRAFTHQGHPQQHGKKPYQGQQRVCFKCKKPGHMAKDCTELRRPVQGRVFVMQAEEADPDTTLITCRIVVAGVATRALLDSGATHSFISKAFTRKRNIEYEELWGGFTVTIPSGKELSTRSIVRNLELLLQGHSVSADQIVLPMPKFDLILGMDWMTKNAVVIDFQQR